The window CAATGCCTTTTGATGTAGGGTGGGCCTCACGGAGTACCGTTCGCCCCACCGTACGAAGAATTACTGTTCCAGATCCAACGTCGCCACCCACTCGGCCAGATATGCGTCGATCTGATCGGCGCACTTGCGATACAAGTCGGCTGGCCCGCCGATGGGATCGGCGACGTCACCGCGATTGCGGCTGAGGACAAAGGTCCGCGGCGCCGCATCAGGCCAATGATTGACGATGGCTTCGCGATGGCCGCGGGTCATGGTGATAATCAGATCGGCATAGCGGACCAGTCGATCGCTCAGGGGTTGGCTTTCGTGCTGCGAAAGATCGAGGCCGCGCTCATTCATGATCGCGATGGCTTCGGTCGCAGCGCGTCCACCAGGTGCTGCAGCGATACCGGCCGAGAGCACCAGCACGCCATGGTCTTCCAGCTTATCGGGCATTCTGCCGAGCTTCTCCGCCAGTCGCTTGCGGAGCAGTACTTCTGCCATGGGACTGCGGCAGGTGTTGCCGGTGCATACCACCACAACCATCCAACTCGCCATCCGTTTTAGATTGGCTTCGGTAAACATGCCGCTGCGAACCACCTTCAATTGATTTCCCTCGATGCGCACCAGCGACGATCGTTGTCCGAATCGGCTTCGACCTTCGTCGATCAGCAAATCGACTTGCG is drawn from Anatilimnocola floriformis and contains these coding sequences:
- a CDS encoding Sua5/YciO/YrdC/YwlC family protein — encoded protein: MPAPLVIDVKQTDDPRDVVHRAVQALVEGKLVAFPSETVYILAASALNPMAVQRLAAIRKMPANEPLTLAIRSTDDALDFAPQMPPLGLRLARRCWPGPVTLEVEDAQIESVIQRLPQEVQTLVAPEKRIRMRVPAHDLLLGVLRLVAGPLVMCGARRPDDPDTITGKEALERLGSQVDLLIDEGRSRFGQRSSLVRIEGNQLKVVRSGMFTEANLKRMASWMVVVVCTGNTCRSPMAEVLLRKRLAEKLGRMPDKLEDHGVLVLSAGIAAAPGGRAATEAIAIMNERGLDLSQHESQPLSDRLVRYADLIITMTRGHREAIVNHWPDAAPRTFVLSRNRGDVADPIGGPADLYRKCADQIDAYLAEWVATLDLEQ